Genomic window (Oryza sativa Japonica Group chromosome 3, ASM3414082v1):
CGAGCAGCAGGCGTGGGTAACTTTTTTGATGGATCAGAACCTCCTCCCGTTTTCTTTTTGCAAGAAAAATTACAACGTTGATCATTTGAACTTTGATGATCAAAACAGTAAACTATAAATCTCTGTTCAGTTACGAAGAATTACTAGTAGAGTGTAATAGTAATTTTTCCAGCCATTTGGAAACGGATGTAGAAATACTATTCTATCTGTACGTACATACGTACCCTGGGGCGTCCTTAAAATGTAATAATATTTTTCATTTACCGGTTACATGTGCAATAGAATATATATACAATTTATTTAGTTGAAATTAGACATGCActttttttattcataaattgaAAGGGGTAATCTCACCGTAGGATATAGAAGAAGGTAACCAAACTCATCTATCATGCgtccaaccaaacaaaatcacCCGCATACAATGTCTCTTCGTATGGCCAACCAACCTCTATCTCATGTCGTCTAGGCTTAACAGATACGCTTAACCAAACAAGCGTGTTGTATTCGGCAATGTATCAGGTGCACTCAGGCTGTTCCGTGCATACATGCACTCGTGCAAACACATTCATCCGATCTCAATCTAATGGCTGGAAATCAGGGTGGGGAATTTTATGAAAAACCGCCCGCCTCTTGCCTTATACTTTTTCGAAAACCCCCCTGTCCCCTTGGCTTCCATCCCACAGTCTGAACAAAATTCTGGACAACATGAGTTCTTTGTTTCTTGTCAAAATACTGGCTCTTGCGCATCTGGTAGCAATGATTCATAACACCACCTAGAAGCAGCAATCTTGTTCTTGAACACCAGCTAGCAGAAGTTGCTTGGCACACTAGATGATAAATTCACGGGAAACAGAAGTTgatgctgccgccgctgccgctgttgGCCGTTGTTGCAATGACGCTAGACCAAACAAGCTTGTCTTGATGACTGACCTGCATTATTTCTCGATGGTAGAGTAGAAGTGAGGGCCGGCAACGGAAAGCACGATGGTGCGCCAAGAGAGCCACGACGTGGGGGTCTCTGcgggggcgacgacgacgggcgcCTGGTGTGGATGATGACGGTGACCGGCGCGAACGACAACGGGGAGCGAGGCAGGGGCGTCGCGCAGGGAGTCACCCTCACTTCCAGCCACGCAGGGAGAGGCATGGGCAAGTCCGCGCAGGGCGACCGCCGACGGCGATGGGGAGTAACGATGATTTTGGGGGCAATTACAGGAGACACTAGATGGAAGAAGAGGAAAGTTTGCTGGTGGGATGGAAGCCAAGGGGCAGGGGGGTTTTCGAAAAGTATACAGCAATGGGCGGGCGGTTTTTCATAAAATTCCCCACCCTGATTTCCAGCCATTAGATTGAGATCGGATGGATGTGTTTGCACGAGTGCATGTGTGCACGGAACAGCCTGAGTGCACCTGATACATTGCCCTTGTTATAGCTAGTTTCAAAAGCTAACAAATACAATAATGAGCTCTATGGTTATCTTTACCTACTTCTCAtgtataacttttattttttagtctCAAGTAGTATCCTTTGattggcaacatatcctatgcacacaggccctcacgtgtacacacgtgcacaccaattaaaaaatgtcaccaaaaaatctagaaaaaatcatacacatactttcaattgtattacacctagggttaaaatcttaacgtcaaattcattatattttagccgtaacaaaaaaaaacaaaaaatctgacagttttaaggttgcaattttgtcagaattttatcttttttgttattctctatatagaatgaatttgaagatgcgattttgcacgtagatgtaatactattgaaagtacatgtatgaattttcctagaattttttgtgataatttttagttggtgtacacggtgtgtacacgcgagggcctgtgtgcataggatacgctcccccTTTGATTAGCTACTCACAAAAGATGCAGAAAGTCACACGCATGCACGGAAAATGCAGCCTGGGGAGTAGCGTGCAGCCCATCGGCAAAATAGTCGccggcgcctctctctcctgccATTTTCTCTCTTTCAACTAGGCAAAAATCTGCTATATGGTAACTATAGCCTGCTATAATGTAGActtattatacctgctcttagcAGCACGGATCAAAACGCGATTGGAATAAGTGCACTTTGACACCATCAAAAGTTACCCGAATCTAATTCATAACCCTAAACTGCAAAACCGGATATTTTgacccccgaactattgaaaccggtgtaatttgactccttGGGTGGTTTTAGAggatggtttcgctgacgtggctgtgttgacctagtctatggattgatgtggcgcttaggtggcatctaaattaaaaacatataggTGGGACCCGTTCATCATTCACACGCATAAAAAATTATGGGGCCcactggcatgtgggccccatatgtcatcctctctctttcttcctccaTTCTCTCTTTCGCTCTTTTTCCCccttcggccggcggcgggcatgGACCGGAGTGGTGACGGCCGGCGGGacctgaggcggcggcggtggcgggagctAACGCGGGAGCGGCGATCCCCGGAGTGGAGGAGTTGACGATGGCGAGGCAGCGCTCGGCGAGATGGGGTCGACGTTGTGGAGGAAGTCGACCTGCGGGGGTTGTCCTTGGCGTCGTCGAtggccgacgacggaggcggaggtCTAAGGCGGCGGCCCACGCGGTGCCATCCATTGAAGCTCCCTCGCCGAGCTCTATCCCGCTGCTATCGCCGTCCACCACCGGTCACCGTCCCGCAATCCCTCACTGCCCCCTGTGAAGAAGAAAATGAGGAGACGGGGAGGCGGAGAGGCCAGCGAGCTGCTCCTCTCCTGCCGGCAGGCGCGTGCCGTTTCCTCACCTCCTCTCCCACCGGCTGTCGCGCGCTGCTCTCTCCTCACACGCCGACCGACGCGCGCCGCTGCCTCGCCTTCTCTCCCGGCGGTCGgcgcgctccgcctcctctcccgccagccgccgcgcgccgtttGCTCTTCCGCTGGCCGCCGTGCACCGTTGTCTCCTTCCTCACTGGCGAACGACGTCTGGCGCGCGCCGGCGGACCGCGTGGTCACCTCACGGCGCCGGAGCTCCTCCGCTACCGCCAGATCTGACTGAGGCTCGAGAGCTAAGCTCGGCAGCAGCACCTCCTTCTCAAGCGACGATCGctctcccgccgctgccgccactccGGCCCCCGctcgccgtcgttgccgccgccgccggcggtccCCGCTTGCCGaatggggagggagagagagataagagagaagggagggagagggatagACTGACTTGTGGGCCCCACAAATTCTTCAGTGcgaatgactaatgggtcccacatataggtttttaattcaaatgccacctaagcgccacgtcaactcaTAAActaggtcaacaccgccacgttagcgaaaccgccctccaaaaccacaaaaggagtcaaattgcaccggtttcaatagttcgggggtcgagatatccggttttgcggtttagggtcatggattagattttgGTCActtttgagggagtcaaagtacaCTTATTCCTAACGCGATTCATGTCCACACGTGGGCCAAAAGAGGACGAAATTACAGCTGGTATTTGGGCCCAGGAGGCCCAAAATCAGATAAGAAGAGACAGGGGCCAGACTCCAATCGACCTCGACCCTGACCGACCTTCTcaccgccgcgcctccgcctccgcctccgcctcaagccgccgcccgccgccgccaggagcGGCCTCTCCATGGCGGCAGCGCCGTACCACCAGCCGACCAGCCTGGAGGAGGTCAGGACGCTCTGGATCGGCGACCTCCAGTACTGGGCCGACGAGAACTACCTCTACAACTGCTTCGCCCACACCGGCGAGGTAGGTTTACACGCTGCGCTCCCATGCCGCGCGCCCCCGATGAACTAATTCCATGGTTCTATCTTAGTTCATTCGTTAAGCTAGGGTTCCTATTTAGGCGTTGGATTGACGCTttgtccccccccccctctcggTGGTAAGGGTTGGATGGGTTTAGGGAGCTAGGGTTGTGGAGTGGCCGTCACGTTTTGAGATCGCTAATTAAGAAGGTTACATGTTTCCCTTTACTAGAATTAGCTACGCAGTTGTCAATGTGAATTGGGAAAAATAGGCTGTTTGTGTTACAAGCCTGAAAAGCCTCATTTGCTCAAGTGAAGTaccgaagtgattttttgcttGTCATGTTTGTTGAATCATGTCATTGCAACAGTAGTGATTTACTTCATATAAAATCCAGTAAAAGTTACTCGTTTTGCTGGCAATCTGGCAGCAGTACTGTTCTAGAGTTATGCACAAATATAATTATCTTTTTGTTATATACTTATGTCAGAAGCAATGGaggttttatattttgtaatagGCAACAAGAAGTTAGATGCTCTATGGACTTTCATAGCTCAGATTTGCTACCGGATGCATGAGTAACATGGTGCTAAGATTTTAATTAATTGTTGTGATACAGTAAAATTTTCCTCGAAATTTTATACCTTGACATCCTATATGAATTATGAAACTCGCTAATAGTTGGATTTATGATTCATCCTCTTCCTTTGTTTTATTTGGCCTAGAGTAGAAAATATATGCACATTAACttttatatcatatatatatgcaaatttATTGCAATATTAAACCTTATCATGTTGATTTCAAACCACTCTTGAGGATTACCAGCTGCCATTTTGTCCTATTGAATATATAAGAGTACCATTTGCAATCAACAGTACTAAGAATTGTTTATTTGGAACCGCAGTTACAATCTGTAAAAATAATACGTAACAAGCTAACAAGCCTTCCAGAAGGTTATGGATTCATAGAGTTCATTTCTCATGAAGTTGCCGAGAAAGTTCTACAGACTTACAATGGCACACAAATGCCTGGAACTGAGCATACATTCAGATTGAACTGGGCCTCTTTCAGCTCTGGTGAGAGGCGTCCTGATGCAGGACCTGATCATTCGATTTTTGTGGGAGACTTGGCGCCTGATGTCACAGATTACTTGCTACAGGAGACATTCCGTGTGAGCTATCCTTCTGTCAAAGGGGCTAAGGTTGTCACGGATCCAAATACTGGGAGGTCCAAAGGGTATGGATTTGTAAAGTTTGCAGATGAAAATGAAAAGAATCGTGCAATGACAGAAATGAATGGTATGTATTGCTCAACAAGACCTATGCGGATAAGTGCTGCAATACCTAAAAAAACCACTGGATCTCAGCTTCAGTATGGAGCTGCTAAAGGTAATTCTTGTCTTATAATATACTACTATTCTGTTAGTTCTGATGCAACTCACGATCTCACTACTACATGTTATTTTTAGTTGCTCTGTTAATATGTACTCCTGCTTATGAGGCATTTATGACAGATCACGTTCTTGTGAGCTCGTATTATTTCTCCTATTAGCAGTAATAAGATAGAGATTCATCTGTAAGTGGATTTCTGCAGTGATTCATTTATATTGGCAGACAATGCAGCAtatatcacaattcacaagtgTATAATTCATTTCCATAGACAGGTGCTTTTCTTGAATTTGTTTTAACCACCTGTGTTATTTTGATATGTAGCCATGTATCCAGCAGCAGGTTATGCAGTTCCGCAAGTCCAACCAGTTCTACCAGATAGTGATCCGACAAACACCACTGTAAGAACCCTTATCATTTAGCCTGCTGTTTGCACTGTTGAGTATGCAATTTACCCTGAGACACATTTGCAGATATTTATAGGTAACTTGGATCAGAATGTGACAGAAGATGAACTCAGGCAGATCTGTGTCCAATTTGGGGAGCTTATATATGTAAAAATTCCAGCCAATAAAGCTTGTGGATTTGTACAATATGCATCTCGGTGGGTAATCTTGCTTTAATTTAATAAATGGACATTCTGTGCTGTATgttctttcaagtttcaactttTACAGAATCAAGCTTTCACAGAATTAGTTAGGAGGCTTAACTTATAATGGCATCATAGGTGGCTGGTTactttaaattaataaatgaaGCATACAGAGAAGGGTATCATTCGCGGTCTACCTTGTATAATTTTCATAAATACACCCAATAATGAATTATATCGAAGGAAAACCTTTGAAACTCATAGAACTATATCGAAGGAGAACCTTTGAAACTCGTAGATTCATATGCCACTCGGTGAACTGAatacttaaataaattttataccTAGGAAAAGATGTATAAAAAATTAGTAACAGACTGAATGATTTATGCCTGTAGCAGGGACTCATTGAATCAGTTTGTTTTTCTAGGTATCTGCATACATTGTAGGCAAAACTTTGATACCTCAGACACTCAGGTGCAAATGTTGCTCTGCATTTATAACTTAATAGAAAGGAACAAAATGTTACCTTTGGTCTGATGTGTTCTTTTTCCACTTAAATATTGGACGATTAGGCAATGCATTTCTTGGCCTCTTTGCGAGCATGGGAATTTGTTTGGATGATGTGAACGATGTGTAACTGTTTCAGGGCATCAGCTGAAGAGGCAGTACAACGTCTTCATGGCACAACGATCGGCCAACAAGTAGTCAGGCTTTCATGGGGCAGGAGTCCTGCGAGCAAGCAGGTAATCTCATTAAGTTTCTATATCACAAACCTAATGCTCAATAAATCTCTTTAACCTCAGACGCCTTGAAATCCACTTAAACCAATATACTAATTGACAATGCAAATTATACTATATAAGCATGCAAAAGAAGAATATATTAATTGTAGAAGAACGCTTGTATCCCCAGTATATTGTTCTTGTTTAGTCTAACTGATTAAGGGCATACTTGTTTGACCTTTCTTCTTTGGTATTTTCTCTTCATGTTCTTTTCTGATTTTGATATCTGTTCTATTTTGCTTTATCTCTTGGCATTTCATCAAATTTTGTATGCAGGATCAATCAGCTGTCTGGAGTCAACAAGCTGATCCTAATCAATGGGCAAGTGCTTATTATGGCTATGGATATGATGCATATGGATATGCCCAGGACCCATCATATGCATACAATTCTTATGCAGGATATACCCAGTACCCCCAGCAGGCAAGGATTTCAATTAATTTCACATTCATTCACacctgaagatttttttttctagtagtacAGAAATTTTGCCTTAAGCTAAAGATGTTGGGTCCAGAAAGTGTATATGTTGAATTATTTGACTTGTTCCTGCCAGTATGCTATCACCATTAGTATGCTATCACATTGATTCATCTTGAGAATAATGGCTGTTTTATCTGCCATCTTCTGATATCGACAAACTTAGGATGTTTCACCTGCTTGACAATGAGACATGATAAGAATCGGCTAACATAATATCTACTGCACTCGATTTCCTTTTGAACTTCTGATTGAATTAGCAATCTTGCAATTTTCCAGGTTGAGGGAGCGACCGATATGGCATCAGCAGCTGGAAGCCAT
Coding sequences:
- the LOC4331788 gene encoding polyadenylate-binding protein RBP47B' → MAAAPYHQPTSLEEVRTLWIGDLQYWADENYLYNCFAHTGELQSVKIIRNKLTSLPEGYGFIEFISHEVAEKVLQTYNGTQMPGTEHTFRLNWASFSSGERRPDAGPDHSIFVGDLAPDVTDYLLQETFRVSYPSVKGAKVVTDPNTGRSKGYGFVKFADENEKNRAMTEMNGMYCSTRPMRISAAIPKKTTGSQLQYGAAKAMYPAAGYAVPQVQPVLPDSDPTNTTIFIGNLDQNVTEDELRQICVQFGELIYVKIPANKACGFVQYASRASAEEAVQRLHGTTIGQQVVRLSWGRSPASKQDQSAVWSQQADPNQWASAYYGYGYDAYGYAQDPSYAYNSYAGYTQYPQQVEGATDMASAAGSHAPGMEKEEVYDPMNLPDVDKLNASYIAVHGRAMLGRSLWLRTSSLPQSA